From one Pontibacillus sp. HMF3514 genomic stretch:
- a CDS encoding sodium-dependent transporter → MAREKWASKLGFMLAAMGSAVGLGNIWRFSYVAGENGGGAFLILYLGFVLLIGIPVLLAEFSIGRQAQSDVVGSYKELAPNKPWYLAGFMGIASAFLILGFYSVVAGWSLYYFWNYINGSFWTIPDAGYGATFEGLISNPTTPLFWHGLFMVLTILVVLTGIKKGIEKSSKVFMPTLAVLLVLLAAYSVTLEGAGEGLRFLFQPNWAKIDSGVILAALGQAFFSLSLGMGAMMTYGSYLPKSESLPSATVGIGLMDTVFAIVAGVVIFPAVYAFDISASSGPPLVFITLPGIFAQMPFGSIVGLLFFFLLSIAALSSAISILEVPVAYFMRRFKWSRRFSSIFIGVIMYILGVVVSLGFGVWSGVTPIGELGILDSMDYVASNILLPLGGLTIALFVGWQWSSKEAFSASDMTNLGLRYVWLSVVKFLAPIFIVLIFLQSIGIIG, encoded by the coding sequence ATGGCAAGAGAAAAATGGGCATCAAAACTTGGATTTATGCTAGCAGCCATGGGATCGGCTGTCGGTTTAGGAAATATATGGCGCTTTTCATATGTAGCTGGTGAAAATGGTGGAGGAGCGTTTTTGATCCTATACCTTGGTTTTGTGTTATTAATTGGAATCCCTGTCCTTCTAGCTGAATTTAGTATTGGAAGGCAAGCTCAAAGTGACGTTGTTGGCTCTTATAAAGAGTTAGCACCGAATAAACCTTGGTACTTAGCAGGTTTTATGGGGATTGCTAGTGCGTTTTTGATTTTAGGGTTTTATAGCGTTGTAGCAGGCTGGTCGTTATACTACTTTTGGAATTATATAAATGGATCATTTTGGACGATACCAGATGCAGGTTATGGAGCAACGTTTGAAGGGCTGATATCAAATCCGACTACGCCGCTATTTTGGCATGGATTGTTTATGGTACTAACCATATTGGTTGTTTTAACAGGAATTAAAAAAGGGATTGAAAAGTCAAGTAAGGTTTTCATGCCTACATTAGCTGTTTTATTAGTATTGTTGGCGGCTTATAGTGTGACCTTAGAAGGAGCCGGAGAAGGACTTCGTTTTCTGTTCCAACCGAATTGGGCTAAAATTGATAGTGGTGTTATTTTAGCAGCCCTTGGACAGGCGTTCTTTTCCCTTAGTTTAGGTATGGGCGCGATGATGACGTATGGAAGTTATTTGCCGAAAAGTGAATCTCTCCCATCAGCAACTGTAGGTATAGGCTTAATGGATACTGTATTTGCTATTGTTGCAGGTGTTGTGATCTTTCCGGCAGTTTATGCATTTGACATTAGTGCAAGCTCAGGTCCGCCGCTTGTGTTTATCACATTACCTGGGATCTTTGCACAGATGCCATTTGGATCTATAGTAGGGTTGCTATTCTTCTTCTTACTATCCATTGCAGCATTGTCATCAGCTATTTCAATATTAGAAGTCCCAGTAGCATACTTTATGAGAAGGTTTAAATGGTCCAGACGCTTTTCTAGTATTTTTATTGGTGTAATCATGTATATCCTTGGTGTAGTTGTATCCCTTGGCTTTGGTGTTTGGTCAGGTGTTACACCTATTGGAGAACTTGGTATCTTAGATTCAATGGATTATGTAGCATCAAACATCTTATTACCATTAGGTGGATTAACGATCGCGTTATTTGTTGGTTGGCAATGGTCTAGCAAAGAGGCGTTTAGTGCAAGTGATATGACGAATCTTGGCTTACGATACGTATGGCTAAGTGTTGTGAAGTTTCTTGCGCCGATCTTTATCGTTTTAATTTTCCTACAGTCGATAGGGATTATAGGCTAA
- a CDS encoding LiaF domain-containing protein, producing the protein MGNLNNVFKKLVKFKDEFTEEDSSGIWEKFEKDFSVQELNALNVKGDLGAGSLIIKQQNDDVDEVKVICEYRKTMPNIEFNKIGDQGKLKLSQQSHTGTWKNAKQKWTIYLPTEIPTSLKLNLGAGSNELDFGEIDLAGLEIHSGVGSCDIDFTKQSPKHARVPVEFESGVGSMDIRLSEDLPAKVKCSKGIGSFSGRNNMVSIGNEQFTTKTFEKDEPYFDFSISLGVGSIDWITE; encoded by the coding sequence ATGGGCAATTTGAACAACGTATTTAAAAAACTAGTGAAGTTTAAAGATGAATTCACTGAGGAGGATTCTTCAGGAATCTGGGAAAAGTTCGAAAAGGATTTCTCTGTACAAGAACTTAACGCATTGAACGTAAAAGGAGATCTTGGTGCAGGAAGTTTAATCATTAAACAGCAAAATGATGATGTAGATGAAGTAAAAGTCATTTGTGAATATAGAAAGACGATGCCCAATATTGAGTTCAACAAAATAGGAGATCAAGGTAAACTTAAGTTATCACAGCAGTCGCATACAGGTACCTGGAAGAATGCAAAACAAAAGTGGACGATTTATTTACCTACTGAAATTCCAACATCACTCAAATTAAATCTAGGTGCTGGTTCAAATGAGTTAGACTTTGGAGAAATTGATTTAGCTGGCTTAGAAATCCACTCAGGAGTAGGCTCATGCGATATTGACTTTACAAAACAATCACCAAAACACGCTAGAGTTCCAGTAGAGTTTGAAAGTGGTGTGGGAAGCATGGATATTCGCTTATCTGAAGACCTACCTGCAAAAGTAAAGTGCTCGAAAGGAATTGGATCATTTTCCGGAAGAAATAACATGGTGTCTATAGGGAATGAACAATTCACAACAAAAACCTTTGAGAAGGATGAACCTTACTTTGACTTTAGCATCTCATTAGGTGTAGGTAGCATTGATTGGATAACTGAATAA
- a CDS encoding DUF5327 family protein: protein MSVSYDQILKKMMKEIQEANLQQEQPDKVKEHVRAVKLLGDLILDDDSVTPKMMQSSVVTNQSSFASTSQPQGAETPTPAPKPKQEIDHEEANGESLFDF from the coding sequence ATGTCGGTTTCATATGATCAAATATTAAAAAAAATGATGAAAGAAATACAAGAGGCAAATCTTCAGCAAGAACAACCCGATAAAGTGAAAGAACATGTTCGAGCGGTGAAGTTGTTAGGAGATTTAATATTAGATGATGATTCGGTTACACCAAAAATGATGCAATCTAGCGTTGTGACCAATCAATCATCATTTGCATCGACTTCTCAACCACAGGGGGCAGAGACACCTACACCAGCTCCTAAGCCAAAACAAGAAATCGATCATGAAGAAGCAAATGGGGAGTCCTTGTTCGACTTTTAA
- a CDS encoding ammonium transporter produces the protein MSEIGLMNSVWTMLATVLVILMVGGFILLEAGSTRMKNAGHIAAKTILTFGIASLMFWAVGYGMIFGEGNAFVGLSKFFYSGGIDPSSDLAESVFFLFQLAFAGIAITIAFGGFAERAKLSSYVWFAILFSVFIYPVVAHWIWGGGWLSDHGKQDFAGSTVVHLTGAMAALAATMILKPRIGKYNQDGSVNEIEGHNQVYTSLAVLLLWVGWFGFNAGSTVSVDGAFFGYVALNTNLAAAAGAVAAMFVTVVVTGKARVSTILNGALAGLVAITASCAFVAPWAAVLIGGIAGVIVHYSMEFFEKRKIDDPIYALSVHGVAGIWGTLSTGFFATPELAAMNGGLPGLFYGGGFTQLGVQLLGVTASGAYAFVVSYIFLYVIHKGLGGMRVSKGEELQGLDLSEHGSYGYPEVFGGQSQKHRKTS, from the coding sequence ATGAGTGAAATTGGATTAATGAATAGTGTTTGGACGATGCTTGCGACGGTATTGGTGATCTTGATGGTAGGCGGATTTATCCTGTTAGAAGCAGGATCAACAAGAATGAAGAATGCAGGACATATTGCGGCAAAAACAATATTAACATTTGGGATTGCATCACTAATGTTCTGGGCTGTAGGTTATGGAATGATATTTGGTGAAGGGAATGCTTTTGTAGGGTTATCGAAGTTTTTCTATAGTGGTGGAATCGATCCCAGTTCAGATTTAGCTGAATCTGTGTTCTTTTTATTCCAGCTTGCTTTCGCTGGAATTGCGATTACTATTGCATTCGGAGGTTTTGCGGAAAGAGCTAAACTTTCTTCGTATGTGTGGTTTGCCATTCTGTTTTCGGTCTTCATTTATCCGGTCGTAGCTCATTGGATATGGGGCGGCGGATGGTTGTCAGATCACGGAAAGCAAGACTTTGCTGGGTCTACTGTGGTCCACTTAACAGGAGCGATGGCTGCTCTTGCGGCGACGATGATTTTGAAGCCCCGTATCGGCAAATACAATCAAGATGGCAGTGTAAATGAAATTGAAGGGCATAATCAGGTTTATACATCTCTTGCAGTTTTATTGTTATGGGTAGGTTGGTTTGGTTTTAATGCAGGAAGTACTGTTTCAGTTGATGGAGCATTCTTCGGATATGTGGCGTTAAATACAAACTTAGCAGCAGCGGCTGGCGCAGTAGCGGCCATGTTCGTTACGGTTGTGGTAACTGGGAAAGCTCGCGTATCAACAATATTGAATGGTGCATTGGCGGGGCTTGTTGCCATTACTGCTTCTTGTGCTTTTGTGGCACCTTGGGCAGCTGTTTTAATTGGAGGAATCGCAGGTGTAATCGTGCATTATAGTATGGAGTTTTTCGAAAAGAGAAAAATTGACGATCCTATTTATGCACTATCTGTCCATGGTGTTGCAGGGATATGGGGGACTCTATCCACAGGCTTTTTCGCAACTCCGGAGTTAGCTGCAATGAACGGTGGTTTACCAGGCTTGTTCTATGGTGGAGGCTTCACTCAACTAGGAGTGCAATTATTAGGGGTTACAGCTAGTGGGGCGTATGCTTTTGTTGTTTCTTACATCTTCTTATACGTGATCCATAAAGGATTAGGTGGAATGCGTGTAAGTAAAGGTGAAGAACTACAGGGCTTAGATCTCAGTGAGCATGGTAGTTATGGTTACCCTGAAGTGTTTGGAGGACAATCTCAAAAACATAGGAAAACTAGCTAA
- a CDS encoding M23 family metallopeptidase, with amino-acid sequence MKRLLKYLTGSWTFMVMSNAQKRVFSIKIPRAIGYLFTLFILSLGTALFFTYQQANSLETNSQTLSNQLMDKQEELKTLQSKYQTLLSNANQTKQKIDKLVTLQQEMNQLVSNDNQLHKGKGGDNLNIQQLNYSSDEQSKKSEKVEDLQTIQQSIPTLVNEYKETVTELKSVQKELARLPSIWPTSAREITSKFGGRSDPFTKSISHHKGLDIAGPYRTEIYATADGLVKEAGRNGGYGNFISIKHSSEYTTQYAHLDEIFVEPGEKVKKGDKIGAMGTTGRSTGVHLHYEILINGKHVNPLPYVLVGQ; translated from the coding sequence TTGAAACGACTCTTAAAATACCTTACAGGCTCATGGACGTTTATGGTGATGTCTAACGCACAAAAACGTGTTTTCTCCATTAAAATCCCAAGAGCTATCGGATATCTATTCACTTTATTCATACTATCACTCGGGACAGCGTTATTTTTTACATATCAGCAAGCAAATTCCCTTGAAACAAACAGTCAAACTTTATCCAATCAATTAATGGATAAACAAGAGGAACTGAAAACCCTACAATCAAAATACCAAACGCTCTTATCAAATGCGAACCAGACAAAGCAAAAAATCGATAAGCTGGTAACCCTACAGCAAGAAATGAATCAATTAGTATCTAATGACAATCAATTACATAAGGGTAAGGGCGGAGATAACTTAAACATACAGCAACTTAATTATTCTTCAGATGAACAATCAAAGAAAAGCGAAAAGGTTGAGGATCTTCAAACCATTCAACAAAGTATCCCTACACTTGTAAATGAATATAAAGAGACTGTTACAGAATTAAAAAGCGTACAAAAAGAATTAGCTAGATTACCTTCTATCTGGCCAACAAGTGCACGAGAAATTACTTCAAAGTTCGGCGGCAGAAGTGACCCCTTTACGAAATCTATTTCTCATCATAAAGGCCTCGATATTGCCGGTCCTTACCGCACAGAGATTTACGCCACGGCAGATGGTCTCGTAAAAGAAGCAGGACGGAACGGAGGATATGGAAACTTTATTTCTATTAAGCACTCCTCGGAATATACCACCCAATATGCACACTTGGATGAAATTTTTGTAGAGCCAGGTGAGAAGGTAAAAAAAGGAGATAAGATTGGAGCCATGGGCACGACCGGAAGAAGTACAGGCGTCCACCTCCATTATGAAATTTTGATAAACGGTAAACATGTAAACCCTTTACCCTATGTCCTTGTAGGGCAATAA
- a CDS encoding N-acetyltransferase has protein sequence MIKLLNHHDPAVAQLIGNLQQRSYQLEADILGVTSLPPFNDGDVELKNSEEHFIGYVSEEKVYGFASYEELGEGYLITRLGVDPDHLRKGIGTSMLKYFEERAMYPLEIMTGKDNIPAVRLYEKHGFEAVAYAETEEGIWLVKLRKEK, from the coding sequence ATGATTAAATTATTAAATCATCATGACCCTGCTGTAGCTCAATTGATAGGCAACCTTCAACAACGTAGCTATCAATTGGAAGCGGATATACTAGGGGTTACTTCTCTACCTCCTTTCAATGATGGGGATGTAGAGCTTAAAAACAGCGAGGAGCACTTTATTGGATACGTTTCTGAGGAGAAGGTATACGGGTTTGCTTCATATGAAGAATTAGGTGAGGGTTATCTCATTACGCGTTTAGGTGTGGATCCAGATCATTTAAGGAAAGGGATTGGCACATCAATGCTTAAATATTTTGAAGAACGAGCCATGTATCCTCTTGAAATTATGACTGGTAAGGATAATATCCCAGCTGTACGATTATATGAAAAACATGGTTTTGAAGCCGTGGCCTATGCAGAAACAGAAGAGGGCATTTGGCTTGTGAAACTCAGAAAAGAAAAGTGA
- a CDS encoding FAD-dependent oxidoreductase, with protein MKYVIIGGDAAGMSAAMQIVRNSEGNEIVTFEKGETYSYGQCGLPYVVSGDVESSDDLIARTPETFQEKYGIKTNTLHEVTEVDCNKKVVKGKDLRSGGTFEESYDRLLVASGASPVCPPWEGLELDGIFSLKTIPDVHEILDYMQKDVQKVSIIGGGYIGLEMAESFAAVGKEVKMIERGEQLAKIFDEDMADLIHEEAYKQNVSIAFGESVEGFKGEEGKVSCVVTDHSEHEADLVLVAVGVTPNTKFLEGTGVYTTLKGAINVNAYMETNIKDIYAAGDCATQFHRIKQKEDFIPLGTHANKQGAIAGMNMVDIPTTFKGIVGTSIIKFFDLTLGRTGLSEKEADSLKIPHKSVKINSTHAAGYYSKEGKMTLKILYHAKTNRILGGQIIGREGVDKRIDVLSTALYHSMEMNDLLDLDLSYAPPYNSVWDPLQQAAKKAK; from the coding sequence TTGAAATATGTCATTATTGGAGGAGATGCGGCTGGCATGAGTGCAGCTATGCAGATTGTTCGAAACAGTGAAGGAAATGAAATCGTTACATTTGAAAAAGGAGAGACGTACTCCTATGGTCAATGTGGGTTACCTTACGTTGTCAGTGGAGATGTTGAATCTTCAGATGATTTAATTGCCAGAACTCCGGAAACGTTTCAAGAAAAGTACGGGATTAAAACGAATACATTACATGAAGTGACTGAAGTGGATTGTAATAAAAAAGTTGTCAAAGGTAAGGATTTACGATCAGGAGGAACTTTTGAAGAAAGTTATGATCGTTTGCTTGTAGCTTCAGGGGCAAGTCCTGTTTGTCCCCCATGGGAAGGATTAGAGCTTGATGGGATTTTCAGTTTGAAAACGATCCCTGACGTGCATGAAATTCTAGACTATATGCAAAAAGATGTTCAAAAAGTATCGATTATAGGCGGAGGATATATAGGGCTTGAGATGGCTGAAAGCTTTGCTGCTGTTGGCAAGGAAGTTAAAATGATTGAACGTGGTGAACAGCTTGCAAAGATTTTTGATGAAGATATGGCAGACCTCATTCATGAAGAAGCTTATAAACAAAACGTTTCAATCGCCTTTGGTGAGTCGGTAGAAGGATTTAAAGGAGAAGAAGGTAAAGTGTCATGTGTGGTGACTGACCATAGTGAACATGAAGCTGACTTAGTGCTTGTAGCGGTAGGCGTTACACCTAATACCAAATTCCTTGAAGGTACAGGGGTGTACACCACTCTCAAAGGAGCCATTAACGTTAATGCCTATATGGAAACAAATATAAAAGATATTTATGCAGCAGGAGATTGTGCTACACAGTTTCATCGAATCAAGCAAAAAGAAGATTTTATTCCACTAGGAACACATGCAAATAAGCAAGGGGCAATCGCTGGCATGAATATGGTTGATATTCCTACAACTTTTAAAGGTATTGTTGGAACATCCATTATTAAATTTTTTGACCTTACTTTAGGGAGAACGGGTTTGTCAGAAAAAGAAGCGGATTCCTTAAAAATTCCTCATAAATCGGTGAAGATCAATTCTACACATGCGGCGGGTTATTACTCAAAAGAAGGTAAAATGACGTTGAAAATCTTGTATCATGCGAAAACTAATCGTATTTTAGGTGGCCAAATTATCGGCAGAGAAGGGGTAGACAAACGGATTGATGTGCTCTCTACCGCTTTATATCATTCCATGGAAATGAACGATCTACTTGATCTAGACCTCTCTTATGCTCCACCATATAACAGTGTATGGGATCCTTTGCAACAAGCAGCTAAAAAAGCGAAATAG
- a CDS encoding TIGR02206 family membrane protein yields the protein MERWFGKTTYQPFEAFSTSHITVLVFFGIGFLYLILNYKRLQKQSTLYQITRWILFSILLISEITYQAWAITNNVWSFSEHIPLHLCGIASIIAMFALWSRNEKLIKINFFIGIIPAFLALITPELINDYPHYRFWKFFMHHMSITWASLFLVLTSSAVIKFRTLLKTFGILNLYAVVVFFINKQIGSNYLYLSHTPTASTPLDLLGDGGWYYVHLEMLTFGVFLILWIIYKGVSYTFNNVNLYNKESSLNS from the coding sequence ATGGAACGATGGTTCGGAAAAACAACCTACCAACCGTTTGAAGCATTTTCAACAAGCCATATAACGGTTCTGGTCTTTTTTGGTATCGGATTCCTTTACCTTATATTAAATTATAAAAGACTTCAAAAACAATCCACTCTCTACCAAATCACAAGGTGGATATTATTTAGTATATTATTGATCTCAGAAATCACCTATCAAGCGTGGGCTATTACCAATAATGTCTGGAGCTTTAGTGAACACATCCCATTACATTTATGCGGTATAGCTTCTATTATAGCTATGTTTGCCCTTTGGAGCAGAAATGAAAAACTGATTAAAATCAATTTTTTCATAGGCATTATCCCAGCATTTTTAGCCCTTATTACACCCGAGCTCATCAATGACTACCCTCATTATCGCTTTTGGAAGTTTTTCATGCATCACATGTCGATCACCTGGGCGAGTTTGTTTCTCGTTCTAACATCATCTGCTGTCATCAAATTCCGAACACTCTTAAAAACGTTCGGCATTTTAAACTTGTACGCAGTAGTCGTTTTCTTTATTAATAAACAAATAGGATCGAACTACTTGTATTTATCACACACTCCTACGGCAAGCACTCCATTAGATTTATTAGGAGATGGGGGTTGGTATTATGTTCATTTAGAAATGTTAACTTTCGGTGTCTTTTTGATTTTGTGGATTATTTATAAAGGGGTCTCATATACTTTTAATAACGTAAACCTTTATAACAAGGAGAGCTCTCTAAATTCTTAA
- a CDS encoding polymer-forming cytoskeletal protein produces MLNKKKPQVDSVDTIIGADTVFEGKITSKTSLRVEGTLDGEVHLEGDLTVGTDGRVTHDVQARNVTLAGHLSGNLTVSEKLHILSSGHFEGKARIGALIIEDGAVFDGESQMNKEKTQQNQSDETKEAQPKKQKA; encoded by the coding sequence ATGTTAAACAAAAAGAAACCTCAAGTAGATTCTGTTGATACAATCATTGGAGCAGACACCGTTTTTGAAGGTAAAATTACCTCGAAGACAAGCTTACGCGTTGAAGGAACCTTGGATGGTGAAGTACACCTAGAGGGTGATCTCACTGTAGGTACAGACGGAAGAGTCACTCATGATGTACAAGCTCGTAATGTTACATTAGCCGGTCATCTTAGCGGCAACCTCACCGTTTCAGAAAAATTACACATCCTTTCCTCAGGTCATTTTGAAGGCAAAGCTCGAATAGGAGCACTCATCATCGAGGATGGCGCTGTATTTGATGGGGAAAGCCAGATGAATAAAGAGAAAACACAACAGAATCAGTCTGATGAAACAAAAGAAGCTCAACCCAAAAAACAAAAAGCTTAA
- a CDS encoding Na+/H+ antiporter NhaC family protein has product MNWLSIIPFIVVVIAAIWTKQVVPSLLFAVIVAGYLAEPDWLGGMTAALGFIVEGLTDKNNLKIIIFLYAFSGLIGLIRTSGGIKGFVEQATNKIQGKKGAFTLTWISALGTFSAPSFRIVTIGPVMKAMRRKIPMTKQELGFVIETTASPFIVLIPVATAFVGYMSSVIQLSLNQSNLEGDSYMLFLQSIPFNFFAISMLLIGFYLSFFHKSKKKATDAEDGTNSQGKDDDDQWEDCHPAVAKDLPSNAWHLIVPLLSVIVFTFVLMYALGVKKDKEGLQALINANVLDAMVLAVVVTIIGFVLYLKVRAMPLRKQMNDLVIGGNEMMNVILLLAMVWGLSQGSEVLGFADTISSSLKWIPASFVAVLVFLIGCGLSYFIGSSWGTWGILMPVGISIASVSGSSLPIVIGAVFASGTFGAFSSPLSDNTNTTAGILNLNPVKYAKFKLKPALIAAGVASALYFVLPFFF; this is encoded by the coding sequence ATGAACTGGTTATCCATTATTCCATTTATAGTGGTTGTTATAGCAGCCATTTGGACGAAACAAGTCGTACCGAGTTTGCTATTTGCAGTAATTGTAGCAGGGTATCTTGCAGAGCCTGACTGGTTAGGCGGTATGACAGCGGCTCTTGGATTTATCGTAGAAGGACTTACAGATAAAAACAATTTAAAAATCATCATCTTCCTTTACGCTTTCTCCGGATTGATCGGATTAATTCGTACCTCTGGTGGAATCAAAGGATTTGTAGAACAAGCTACAAACAAAATCCAAGGAAAAAAGGGTGCTTTTACACTAACGTGGATTTCCGCACTCGGGACTTTTAGTGCACCGAGCTTTCGTATCGTTACAATTGGTCCTGTTATGAAAGCAATGCGGAGGAAAATCCCCATGACGAAGCAAGAACTAGGATTTGTTATCGAGACTACTGCTTCACCTTTTATCGTACTCATTCCGGTAGCAACAGCGTTTGTAGGATACATGTCTTCTGTCATTCAACTCTCATTGAACCAATCCAACTTAGAGGGCGATTCTTATATGCTATTTTTACAAAGCATCCCCTTTAACTTTTTCGCTATATCTATGCTGTTGATTGGATTTTACCTTAGTTTCTTCCACAAGAGTAAAAAGAAAGCAACGGATGCTGAAGATGGAACAAACTCACAAGGTAAAGATGATGATGATCAGTGGGAGGATTGTCACCCGGCAGTTGCCAAAGATTTACCTTCAAATGCATGGCATCTTATTGTTCCGTTACTAAGCGTCATTGTTTTTACATTTGTATTGATGTATGCCTTAGGTGTAAAGAAAGATAAAGAGGGATTACAAGCGTTGATTAATGCAAATGTATTAGACGCGATGGTATTAGCTGTTGTCGTTACAATAATTGGATTTGTCCTTTACCTAAAAGTAAGAGCAATGCCTTTACGTAAACAAATGAATGACCTTGTAATCGGTGGGAATGAAATGATGAATGTCATTTTACTGCTGGCTATGGTTTGGGGACTCAGTCAGGGGTCAGAGGTGCTTGGATTTGCGGATACGATCTCTTCTTCCTTGAAATGGATACCTGCATCATTTGTAGCTGTCCTTGTCTTTTTAATTGGTTGTGGATTGTCCTATTTCATTGGGTCATCATGGGGAACATGGGGGATCTTAATGCCTGTTGGAATTTCGATAGCAAGTGTTTCCGGGAGTTCGTTACCTATTGTAATTGGAGCTGTGTTTGCGAGTGGGACGTTTGGAGCTTTTTCATCTCCCCTAAGTGATAATACGAATACAACTGCAGGCATCCTCAATTTAAATCCGGTTAAATATGCAAAATTTAAATTAAAGCCAGCTCTAATCGCTGCTGGTGTAGCATCTGCCCTTTACTTTGTATTACCTTTCTTTTTTTGA
- a CDS encoding cytochrome c oxidase subunit 3, with protein MNTFKTERFRDKQLGFVMYLIGEAIMFATLFATYFIYTPTAINPIPKEVFEARTVIISSVFLLTSSATIHYGEKAVEKGNHKGIWIGLLTTFLLSVGFIGMEAHEFQTYYKEGFTLTQNLFLSSFYILVGLHASHVLFGMGWMLVLAYQKNRIPFMNYAQKQNIFSYYWHFVDVVWIFIITLVYGPYLFY; from the coding sequence ATGAATACCTTCAAAACTGAACGTTTTCGTGATAAGCAGCTAGGGTTTGTGATGTATTTAATCGGTGAAGCAATTATGTTTGCTACGCTTTTTGCAACGTACTTTATTTATACGCCTACTGCTATTAATCCGATACCTAAAGAAGTATTTGAAGCAAGAACGGTGATCATTTCGTCTGTTTTCCTTCTCACAAGTAGTGCAACCATACACTATGGTGAAAAGGCTGTGGAAAAAGGGAACCATAAAGGGATATGGATCGGATTATTGACTACGTTTTTGTTATCAGTTGGTTTTATTGGTATGGAAGCACATGAGTTTCAGACTTACTACAAAGAAGGGTTCACGTTAACCCAAAACCTGTTTCTCTCTTCCTTCTATATCCTAGTAGGCTTACACGCTTCTCACGTCCTATTTGGGATGGGGTGGATGCTTGTATTAGCGTATCAAAAGAATCGAATTCCATTTATGAATTATGCGCAGAAGCAAAATATATTTAGTTATTATTGGCACTTTGTAGATGTGGTTTGGATTTTCATTATCACACTAGTCTATGGTCCGTATTTATTTTATTAG